In one Argonema galeatum A003/A1 genomic region, the following are encoded:
- a CDS encoding GGDEF domain-containing response regulator, with translation MNDERVELSKKDILIVDDTPANLRFLAKILTEQGYNVRKALNGQIALTSCQMILPDLILLDIMMPDMDGYEVCLRLKADEPTCKIPVIFISALNDVFDKVKGFKVGGIDYITKPFQFEEVIARVKSQLALRDAEIKINQLNLELEERVKERTFQLEVTNQELLREIIERKQLQNQLLHMALHDALTNLPNRALFMECLSESLKRAKELPDYRFAVLFLDCDRFKIVNDSLGHLVGDELLIAIARRLEGSLKPVNTLARLGGDEFAILLENITDIGMATQVAEQILQELLTPFQLSRYEVFINASIGIALSNTYDDKPEYLLRNADTAMYRAKALGKARYHVFDPAMHQQALQLLQLENDLRRAVERKEFIVYYQPIVSLYTGRISGFEALVRWKHPTRGLVPPVEFIPVAEETGLIASIDTWVLQEACHQLSIWQKQHATEELLTMGVNLSVRLLSQPNLIEQIAQVLQKTDLNPQTLKLEITESAIMENKESALIILDQLKARKIQLSIDDFGTGYSSLSYLDSFPVNTLKIDQSFVNRMDGKLEKKGLVPAIISMAHRMGISAIAEGVETQDQLTQLRTLNCDFGQGYLFSKPLDSKLAFDLLASEPQW, from the coding sequence ATGAATGACGAGCGGGTTGAGTTGTCTAAAAAAGATATTCTCATAGTTGATGATACGCCAGCAAACCTGCGTTTTTTAGCCAAGATTCTCACGGAGCAGGGGTATAATGTCCGCAAAGCTTTGAACGGGCAAATAGCGCTTACTTCGTGTCAAATGATTTTGCCGGATCTGATATTACTCGATATTATGATGCCCGATATGGATGGGTATGAAGTTTGTCTGCGTCTGAAAGCGGACGAGCCAACTTGCAAGATTCCGGTGATTTTTATAAGCGCCTTAAATGATGTTTTCGACAAAGTAAAAGGGTTTAAAGTTGGCGGTATTGACTACATCACCAAGCCGTTTCAGTTTGAAGAAGTTATAGCTCGCGTCAAAAGTCAACTGGCACTAAGGGATGCAGAAATAAAAATTAACCAACTTAATCTTGAACTCGAAGAACGGGTTAAAGAGCGCACTTTTCAGCTGGAGGTGACAAATCAAGAACTCCTGCGAGAAATTATTGAGCGCAAGCAACTTCAAAATCAACTGCTGCACATGGCGCTGCACGATGCGCTCACTAACTTGCCGAATCGGGCGCTATTTATGGAGTGCTTGTCAGAGAGTCTCAAACGCGCTAAAGAACTGCCGGATTATCGGTTTGCAGTGCTGTTTCTGGATTGCGATCGCTTCAAAATCGTCAATGATTCCCTCGGTCATCTGGTGGGAGATGAATTGCTGATTGCGATCGCTCGCCGACTGGAAGGCTCTCTAAAACCTGTTAATACTCTAGCACGATTAGGCGGAGACGAATTTGCCATTCTCCTAGAAAATATTACAGATATTGGCATGGCTACACAAGTTGCCGAACAAATTCTTCAAGAGCTATTAACTCCTTTTCAACTATCCAGATATGAAGTATTTATCAATGCGAGTATTGGCATTGCTCTGAGCAATACTTACGACGATAAGCCAGAATATCTGCTGCGGAATGCCGACACCGCAATGTATCGCGCTAAGGCACTAGGAAAAGCGAGGTATCACGTTTTCGATCCAGCTATGCACCAACAAGCCCTCCAACTTTTACAGCTAGAAAATGACCTGCGAAGGGCTGTGGAACGGAAAGAATTTATCGTTTACTATCAGCCGATCGTCTCCCTATATACAGGCAGAATTAGCGGATTTGAAGCGCTGGTACGCTGGAAACATCCCACTCGCGGTTTAGTTCCTCCAGTCGAGTTTATTCCGGTGGCGGAAGAAACGGGTTTGATTGCCTCGATCGACACTTGGGTATTGCAAGAAGCTTGCCATCAACTAAGTATCTGGCAGAAGCAGCACGCAACTGAAGAACTGTTAACGATGGGCGTCAATCTTTCGGTACGGCTGCTTTCGCAGCCCAACTTAATTGAACAGATTGCACAAGTTCTTCAGAAAACTGATTTGAATCCTCAAACTTTAAAGCTGGAGATCACCGAAAGTGCCATAATGGAAAATAAGGAATCTGCTCTCATAATTTTAGATCAACTCAAAGCTCGCAAAATCCAGTTAAGTATTGATGACTTTGGCACTGGCTATTCTTCTTTGAGTTACCTGGACAGTTTCCCTGTAAATACGCTTAAGATTGACCAGTCTTTTGTTAATCGTATGGATGGAAAACTAGAAAAGAAGGGGTTGGTTCCGGCAATTATCAGCATGGCCCACAGAATGGGGAT